The proteins below come from a single Rhinoderma darwinii isolate aRhiDar2 chromosome 12 unlocalized genomic scaffold, aRhiDar2.hap1 SUPER_12_unloc_5, whole genome shotgun sequence genomic window:
- the LOC142698174 gene encoding protein kinase C delta type-like — protein MTLRLHSVLPIRFYTAEMICGLQFLHGHNIVHRDLKPENIMLDADGHVRIIDLGLAQDGVTASNKIRGVTGTLHYMAPEVLLRKKYGTAVDWWSLGIVVSRMAAGRSPFYNGPVRQIAIKAITTAKPKFPTWLNPDVKHLTKRLVRKNSKRRLGVCGNIREHPFFSTIGWEELQERRAQPPFTPFVPVLENQHLKWPENNKSLHPLAGFSFMSPSWTQ, from the exons atgacattgagactccactctgttctccccatcagattctacacagcagagatgatatgtggcctccagttcctccatggacacaacatcgtccaccg agatctaAAGCCGGAGAATATAATGTTGGATGCAGATGGCCACGTCCGTATCATCGACCTGGGATTGGCCCAAGATGGCGTCACCGCCTCCAATAAGATCCGTGGAGTGACGGGAACGTTGCATTACATGGCCCCCGAGGTGCTTCTTAGAAAAAAATACGGCACCGCAGTTGACTGGTGGAGCCTGGGGATTGTGGTGTCCAGGATGGCAGCAGGACGCTCCCCATTTTACAACGGCCCCGTCAGGCAAATAGCTATCAAAGCCATCACCACCGCGAAGCCTAAATTTCCAACTTGGCTTAATCCTGACGTGAAACATCTGACCAAGagactggtccgtaaaaattctaagaggcgcctcggtgtgtgcgggaacatcagagagcatccattcttctccaccatcggctgggaggaactgcaggagaggagggcacagccaccatttacaccatttgtgcccgttctggagaaccaacatctgaagtggccagagaataacaaatcccttcaccccttggccgggttcagcttcatgtcaccaagctggacccaataa
- the LOC142698175 gene encoding protein kinase C-like 1, which produces MASNGHGEDGEKREEEKRKREEDSVTGFKKMTKKRRGAKDRGLEDEEPRPGSSQDPGTSSPYARLTISRFTIHQVLGRGSFGKVVLASVLGQNTYMAVKIITKRDNTDEIMRERRILLAARHCPFLCHLYAAHQSEERAFFITEYLSGGSLEALIRMCGCLNIGNVRRVNNQETEEGGKKKR; this is translated from the exons atggcgtccaatggacatggagaagacggagagaagagagaagaggagaagaggaagagggaggaggacagcgtcaccggattcaagaagatgacgaagaagaggagaggagccaaggacagaggattggaggatgaggagccaagacctgggagcagccaagaccctggaacatccagcccctatgccaggcttaccatcagccgcttcaccatccaccaggtcctgggtaggggcagctttggcaaa GTGGTCCTGGCATCAGTCCTCGGCCAAAACACCTACATGGCCGTAAAAATTATCACCAAACGGGACAATACGGACGAAATTATGAGAGAGCGGCGGATACTCCTAGCGGCCAGACACTGCCCGTTCCTATGCCACCTCTATGCCGCACATCAATCTGAGGAGCGGGCATTTTTTATCACGGAGTATCTGTccggtggcagcctggaggctttgatcaggatgtgcggctgcttgaacatcggcaacgtaaggcgagtaaataatcaggagactgaggagggtggaaagaagaaaaggtga